The window ATGTGGCGCTGCTCGATCTTCGGCACGTTCATCTTCACCTTATCTTCCTCCGGAATGCAGAGGTCGGAGCCGAGGTGGAAGAGATCGTTCTGGATCCCGGACAAGGCTTTCATCAATACCGTGTCGAGCCCCGCCGCCATGGCGACGCCGATGTGGGAATTGAGCTCGTCGACCGTGCCATACGATGAAATCCGCGCGGAGTCCTTCGGAACCCGCCGCTTGCTGCCGAGCCCAGTGCTTCCATCATCTCCGGTTCGCGTATAGACTTTTGTGATCCGCGGCATCAATGAACTCCTTTCATCATTCCTTGAAAAGCTCTCTGTCCGTCATTCCCGAAATGTTTAATCGGGAATCCAGTTTATTTAAATCAATGGCTTCTGGATTCCCGCTTTCGCGGGAATGACGGCTAATCTAAACTGCGCTGATGAAGAGGAGCACCCCCACTTCCACCATCTCGGAGAGCGCCCCCAGCGTATCCCCCGTCCAGCCGCCGATCCTTGATTCCAGAAACCGATTGAACAGCCAGACCGACAAAAAGACGAGCGATGCTGCGATCAATCCGATTCCCTTTGAGATCAGAAAAGTGCCTGCAAGGGTGATCACGGTCGCGCCGGCGCAAGGGAGCCAGTGGATCTGTCCGATGAACGGCTGCGCCGTTCCGCTCTCTCGGGCATACCTCCCGATAAAACTCGCCAGGACCATCGCCCATCGGCTGAGAAGCCCCATGAGGAGGAAAGCGCTCAGCCACCCCCGACGGATCATCTCACCAAAGAGAGCATATTTCAAGATCAAGACCACCCCCAATCCGATGACGCCGAACGCGCCGATATGTGGGTCCTTCATCACCGAGAGAATTCGCTCTCGGCCCCCGCCCGCGGCCAGGCCGTCGCAGAGGTCGGCCAATCCATCGAGATGGAGTCCCCCGGTCAAAAGGGCCAAGGCCAGCAGGAGGAGCGCCGCCAATGGCGCCGGAGCCAGAACCGGTTCGAGCAGACGGACCATCCCCAGCAAAAAAGCGCCGATCGCCAATCCCACCACCGGGAAGAAGAGGACGGAGCGACCGAGGTCGCGCTCGGTGGCGATCATTGAATGATGGCATGGGACGATGGTGAGGGTGCCGATCGCGGTGAAGAAGCTTCTCATCGTTCCCGCTCCGGACTGGAGACGCCCGCCTCATCAAAAGTCGCCATCTCGGTGAGAATGCGGACGGCGCTCTCCACCAGGCCCATTCCCAATGCCGCGCCGCTCCCTTCACCCAACCGCATGTTGAGATCCAAGAGCGGATCGAGCCCCAGTTTGTCCAATGCGATCCGGTGGCCCGACTCCGCCGAGCGATGGGCGGCGACTAAATATTCCTTAACCTCCGGTGCAAGCGCCACCGCGACTAAGGCTGCGGCGGTTGATATAAATCCATCAACCACAACCGGAATCCGGTGCGCCGCCGCCCCGAGGAGAAGACCGACGATCCCGGCAATCTCATACCCGCCGACCTTGGCCAGCACGTCGATCGGATCGTCCGGATTCGGCCGATTGACCCGGAGTGCATCCTGAATAACGGTCCGCTTCAAACGGAGGGTCGGCTCGTCGATTCCCGTTCCCCGTCCGGTCACCGCTTCCACCGGCGAGCCGGTCAAGAGCGCCGTGACGGCGCTGCTGGGGGTGGTGTTGCCGATCCCCATCTCGCCGGTCCCCAAGAGATTCGTGCCGCGGCGGGCCTCTTCTTCCGCCAGTTCGCATCCGACGGCGATCGCCGACAGCGCCTGTCTGCGCGACATAGCGCGCCCGAGTCTCATGTTCCGGGTTCCCCGATCGATCTTTCGATCGATCAATCCCGGCAATTTCCCGAAGGGGTGGTCGACCCCCATGTCGATCACACGGACGTCGGCCCCCGCCTGCCTCGCGAGGACGCAGATTGCCGCTCCCCCGTGAAGGAAGTTGTAAACCATCTGAGCCGTGACCGCCTGGGGATAGACGCTGACCTTCTCCTCCACCACCCCGTGATCGCCGGCGAAGACGCAAATGACTTTCTTCAACGGCGGTGAAGGAATCTTTCCGGTCACCTGGATATACCAGGTTGCCAACTCCTCCAACCGGCCGAGGCTGCCGGGGGGCTTTGTTAGACTGTTGAGACGCTTCTGAGCAAGAATGCGTCCCGATTCTTCCAACGGTTTAATCCGGCCGATGACCAACTGCAACCTTTTCATCACGCTTCCTTTTAATCGGGACGGCGATTCCCGCCATCATCCAGTAAACCTCATCGGCCTCGGCGGCCCACCGCTGGTGGAGAAGGCCGGAGAGATCCCGGAAGAGCCGGGAGAGGGAATGATCGGTGGGGACCACTCCCAATCCGACCTCGTTCGATACGGCAACGATCGAGAGATTGACCGATCGGGCCACGCTGACCAACCGGTCGATCTCGCTCAGAATCTTCTCCTCATCTTCCCCCACCGTCGTCAAGAGGTTGGAAAGCCAAAGGGTAAGGCAGTCGATGACCGCCACACCTTTTCCTTGCATTGACTGGAGCAGATCGGCAAGATGTATCGGCTCCTCCATTGTCTTCCAAACCTCCGGCCGATCGCGACGATGCCGCTCGATCCGCCGCGCCATCTCCGCATCGGACGGTCGCGCCGTGGCGATGAAGATCTTCTCCTCACCCAAGGTTTCCCCTCGCTCCAATGCAAACCGGCTCTTGCCGGAGCGCGCGCCGCCGAGGATGAGGATCAGACGACTTTTGCTGAGATCTTTTCGCTCCATGCTAGAATGTTACCTTTACGCCGCCATAGCCGGAGAACCCCGCCGTCCCATAGCCGGTCACCTCTTCGTACTCCCGATCAAAGAGGTTCTCGACTCGTGCAAAGAGCGCAACGTTCCGGTGGAGGGCGTAAGTCCCGGAGAGGTCGACGACGGTGTAGTCGTCCATTTCAACATTGCCTACGTCAAATCGCTTCCCAACATAGCGGACCTGGAGAACCAAACGAAGGGGATTGGCCGGTTGGATGGAGAGGCTTCCACTCGCCTGATGACGGGGTCGCCGTACCAGCTCGTCCCCTGTCCCTTCATCCTTTGTATTCATAAAGGTGTAGCTTGCCGAAAGGGCGGCCTGTTCCAATGGTCTCGCCGAGACCTCGAATTCCCACCCGGTGATCTTCGCCCTCGCCACATTCTCCGGTCTTCCCACAAAGGTATCCGGGTTAAAAACAAAGACGATCAGGTCTTCAATCCGATTCTGGAAATAGGTTACACCCACCTGCACTTGCTCGCTCCAGAGCGACTGTTCGACCCCCGCTTCAAAACTCTCGCTCTTCTCCGGTTCAAGATTGGGATTGCCAAAATTAGGAAAGAAGAGATCATTAAGCGTCGGACCGTGAAATCCGGTTCCGTACGCCGCTCGAAGCTTTGTGGCCGTCGACTCCATGAGATAAGCGGTCTCGACTTTGTAAGTCGTTTCGCCTCCATATCGGTTATTGCCGTCATAACGGAGACCGAAGTTCAAAATAAAAGGCAACTGGCGAAGTTGATAGAAACCATAACCGGCATGATTGACCGTGGTTTCGTCAACGCCATCGCCAAACTTGCCGTTCTGCGACTCATACTCGTAGCCGACGGTCAAGAGGTTGCGGCGGCCGAGGCGGAGGTCATGCCGCCAATCCAACCATTTTCTTGAGGTGTCGATTTCAGAACCATCGAATGTTGTATCATCCTCGTTGAAGCCGACCCTCAGATGCTGATCCCATTCCTCAATGACGGCGGTCTTCATGCCGAGCGTAGTGACCCATTGCCGATGATCCAGGACCAGATTCCGAACGTCGACCGGGCAGAAAAAAGTGTCCGGATCACAACCGTCCAGCTCGCTCTCCGAGTTGGTATAACGCCCCGTCCATTCAAGCCGCGTCTTCTCTGAAAGATCGGTCCCTAGCCGCGCGGAAAAAGCAGTATTCTCATATCCGTCGTCCTCGCGATTTCCAGCGAGTTCATTCGCCCGGGAGAATCCTCGGGTGTCAAACCGCGACGCCGAGAGGGAGTAATCGACCCGCTCTGTTGACCCGTTTAACCCCGCCGCCTCCCGAAAAGTACGATACGCTCCTGCCTCCAGCGAGAGAAAGCCTGACGGAGGGCCCTCTCCTTTTTTTGTAAAGATCTGAATGACCCCGCCGAGGGCGTCCGATCCGTATAGTGTACTCTGCGGACCGCGGATCACCTCAATCCGTTCGATATTCTCCACGGTAAGATCCGCAAAATCGAACGCACCCGTGGTGGGGCTATTGACCGGAACGCCATCGATCAGGACAAGCGTATGATTGGACTCCGTTCCGCGCAAAAACACCGAGCTTGTCGCTCCTGGCCCGCCCTGCTGTACCACCGTCAGACCCGGCACTTCACGCAGTGCTTCCTCGACGGTGGTGAGATGTTTCTCTTCGATCGTCTTTTCGTCGATGAGGGTAACGGAAGCGGCGGTCTCTTTCAACGGAACCTCCGTTTGGGTGGCCGTGACAAAAACCGGCGGAAAGGTGGGAATCTCTTCAGGGGATGTTTCTTCTGCGCCGGATACATTGGTGGTGACTGCAATCAGAACGAGAAATGAGCAAAACGCAATACGCCATTGGAACGGGGTCATCTATCCTCTCCCTTCGAAAGGTAAAATGTGATCCTGAAAGGCCCGGTCTCCTGGCTGAGGGCAACCTACTCCCACGCCTTCCCAGGGAGGAAATCGTTACTCGTTATTAGTTAAACGTTAAGCGTAAAAGAATTTACGATTCACGATTCACGAATAACGAAACCCCAGTGGCCGTTGTGGTTTCGTTCCCGTCACAGTTGCGGGGCAGCAGCGGTTTTGCACCGCTTTCCCGATCAACCCTTCAGGTTATTTGATTTAAATTCTGTCCAAAAAAAATCCCCGCCTTTCGAATGGAAAGGAGGGGATGGAATGAGTCCGCCCCCCGTCTTGACCATCGAAGACAGGCAGTGCTTTCCATTCAGGCAGGTCTTCTGGCTCTGGGACGATCTTACTCCCGACCCCTTCCCCCCCGGATATTTTATACGGAGAGTGGTGTTGGTCGGTTTCGCGTCCCATAACAGCGGCGGGTCCGCTCCCGATTTACACGGGATTCCCTTTTCAATCCCGACATGACGTCGGGATCACCTGAACGGGTTCTTTATCGAACGGGTAATCTATACCAGGGGGGCGGAACGAAATCAACAAAAAAATTGATCGGGGGCTTAGTCGTGGACGGAGAGGACAAATTCCTGATTAATATAGACAACGAATTCCGGCTGGATGAGGGTGAAAAAACGGACCGGCTGATTCAGATAATCCTTCATCCGGCAGAATCCTTCGGGAAGGTTGACAAAAACATCCCCCTCGATCTCATTGCCCCGGATCATCTTCAAAGAGACGGAATTCTTTTTTCCCAACGTCATGAGGTCGTCTTTTTCCAGCTGCGCCGGGACCTTCGCCACGACGATATGAGACCGATTGATCAGGAGGGTTCCCCCTTTCGTCCTCACGGGGATGAACTTTTTCTCCTCGTGCAAAAGATCCCCGACCTTTTGAAGCCCCGCATGGTGCGCCTCATAGAGCCGGAGAAAAACTTCCCCTTCGACCTCGCTCCCGTCGGAGAGTTCGAACAAAACCGGACGGTTCTCTTTTTCGATCTTTCGCTCATCCACGGGGTGCCGCTCCTTGAGGGGCCGCTCCCTGCCCCGACAAAGGGAAGAGGGCTTTGTTCGTGGCAAATTTATGCGCCTCTTCAATCGATACCTTCTTCGAGGCCACCAGCGCCTGGAGGGCCTGATCCATCAGCTGCATCCCTTCGGCCTTTCCGGTCTGGATGACCGATGGGATCTGGAACGTCTTTGCTTCCCGGATCAGGTTGGAGGTGGCGGTGTTCACGAGCAAAATCTCCAGCGCCGCGCATCGCTTGCCGTCGACCGTCTTCAAAAGATTTTGAGCGACCACCCCTTTGAGCGATTCCGCCAACATCGCCCGGATCTGCTCCTGCTGGTTGGTCGGAAAGACGTTGATGATCCGGTCGACCGTCTTGGCTGCGCTGCTCGTATGCAGCGTTCCGAAGACGAGGTGGCCGGTCTCGGCCGCCGTAATCGCCAGCTCGATCGTCTCCAGGTCGCGCATCTCCCCGACGAGGATAATATCCGGATCTTCCCGAAGGGCCGCTTTCAGCGCGGCGGCAAACGATTTTGTATCGCGTCCGACCTCCCGCTGATTGATCAGACACCCCTGGCTGGTATGGACGAACTCGATCGGATCTTCCACCGTGAGGATATGCTCTTTTTTGGTCCGATTGATATAGTCGATGATCGCCGCGAGAGTCGTCGACTTTCCGCTTCCGGTCGCGCCGGTCACCAAGACCAGCCCTTTCTTGAATTGGGCGAATTTTAAAACGGTGGCGGGAAGCCCCAGCTGCTCGACTGTCAAGATTTGGGTGGGAATCATCCGGAAGACGGCGCTCATCCCGAGCCGGCCCAGGAAAATATTGGCCCGGAAGCGGGCCTGCAACTCCGGAACTTCGTAGGCGAAATCGATATCGTGCGTCGTTTCGAACTTCTCTTTATGGAGATCGCTCATGATTTCATAGAGAAGTTTCTGGTTTCCTTCATGTGTCAGTTTCTCGGGTGTGACCGGAACCAAGTCTCCCGCCGCCCGCATCATCGGGGGATTCTGCGGCGAGAGATGTAGATCAGACCCTTTTTTCTCTCTTAACGCTTTAAAGAGGACGTCGATTTGAGGCATGTGGACTCCGAATCATTGAGAAGCACGGAAGGAAGTTTACCATAGGATAAAAAATCTGTAAGTCGATGAGAACAATGGATGGATTTGGCCTAGGGAGGGAATCAAAAACAGGGAGGGCGGGTTTGAAACCCGCCCCTACTTGCCTTCGATGAGCATCAAATCGGGATCTTCCAAATGTTGAATGACCGTGTTCATGAACCGGGCCGCCTCGGCGCCGTAGATCACACGATGATCAAAGGTGAGGGAGAGCGGCAGGATCTTCCGGATCACCATCTCACCCGACCGGGCGACCACTTTGTCCTCGATTTTGCCGAGGCCGAGTATACCGACCTCGGGATAGTTGATGATCGGCGTGCCGTAAATGCCGCCGATCACACCATAGTTGGTGAGGGTGAAGGTCCCCCCCTTCAAATCGGAAAGATCGATCATTCTGGAGAAGGCCTTCTCTGTGAGGACCGAGATCTCTTTCGAAAGATCGAGCACGCTTTTTTCATCGGCTCGTTTGATGACGAAGACCATCAATCCTTCCGGCGTGTCGACCGCAATCCCAATGTTGTAATACTTTTTTAAAATGATCTCTTCTTTCTCTTCGTCCAAGGTCGCATTCAAGTAGGGATATTCTTTAAGGCCGGCGACCACCGCCTTGATGATGAAGGGGAGATAGGTCAGTTTAAAGCCGCGCGCTTCAGCCAGGTTTTTCTTCTTGGAGCGGACATTTTCGAGCGCGGTCACATCGGCGTCGTCGGTGAAGGTGACCGCGGCGACCTTCTGGGACGACTCGCTCACCCGCCGCGCGGCGCTTCGCCGAACCCCCCGAAATGCAATTCGCTCCACCGGACCGAGCGGTCCCGTTTCAGCATGGGGTTGAATCGGCGCGGCTTCCTTTCGGGGCTGCGCGGCCTGTTCAACGTCCTCCCGCGTGAGACGCCCGTTGGGGCCGGTTCCCCGCACCTTCGAGAGATCGACCCCCAGCTCCTTCGCCCGCGCCCGGACCGAGGGAATCGCCCGCACTTTAAACTCTTCTTCCTCTTGCCCCAGTCGCCCGACGACCGAGCCGGCATCTTTTCGGGTCTCTTCTTTTTTTATTTCCGCGGTCGGTTTTTTCTCCGTCGTCTTCGCGGCGGAAGCTTCCTCCGTCTCCACCGCCACCAGGACCGATCCGACCTGGATCACCTCTCCCGGCTTGCCGCGCAGCTCGATCACCTTCCCGGTATAAGGCGAGGGAAGGGTCACGACCGCTTTGTCGGTCTCCACCTCCACCAGCGGCTGGTCCTCTTTGACAGATTCGCCCTGAGAGACAAGCCACTTGACCAGTTCTCCCTCGGCAATCCCTTCGCCGACGTCGGGGAATTTAAATTCTTTTCTCATCGATTCATCCCTGATTTGTTTTCGGTAATTACGAGCAACGTCAGAATCCGACGGCCTGTTCGGCCGCTTCAACGATCTGATCGACATCGGGAAGATAATACTTCTCATTCTTTGGAAGGGGAATCGGCGTGTCGAACCCGGTCACACGCGCCACGGGGGCTTCGAGTGAGAGAAGCGCCTCCTCACAGAGACGGGCGGCAATCTCCGCGCCGAGCCCGCAGGTTTTTGGGGCTTCATGAATGATGACGGCGCGTCCGGTCTTCTCGACCGATCGAATGATCGTCGCCGAATCGAGCGGCGAGAGGGTCCTCAGATCGATCACCTCCGCCTCCACCCCTTTTTCCGCCATCCGATCGGCCGCCTTCAACGTCGGATGGAGCATCGCCCCCCAGGTGATGAGGGTCAGATCTTTCCCCTCCGTCAACAGCCGCGCCTCGCCGAGCGGGATCGCATTGTCTCCTTCAGGGACCTCTTCCTTGATGGCCCGGTAGATTTTGGCCGGCTCCAGGAAAATCACCGGATCGGGGTCGCGGATCGCGGAGAGCATCAGCCCCTTCGCCTCCGCGGGGGTCGAGGGGACGACGACTTTTAGGCCGGGAGTATGGACGAAGAAAGCCTCGGTGCTCTCCGAGTGATGCTCCGGCGCATGAATGCCGCCGCCGTAGGGGGTCCGGACGACGATCGGGCAGGTGTAGCGGCCGCGGGTCCGGGTCCGAAGACGCGCCGCGTGAGAAATCAGTTGCTCCATCGCCGCATAGAGAAACCCCATGAATTGGATCTCGACCACAGGAGTAAGACCATACGCGGCCATTCCGATGGCGACGCCGACGATTCCCGATTCGGAAAGCGGGGTGTCGACGACCCGTCGCTCGCCAAACTGGTCGATCAACCCTTCGGTCACCCGGAAGACACCGCCGTCCTTCCCGATATCCTCCCCCATTAAGATGAGATCGGGATTCCGCTCCATCTCATGACGGAGGGCCTGATTGATCGCTTGAACGACATTCAGCTTGCTCACTCTTTCTCCTTCTTCTGCTGAAGGCGCTTGCGAAGAATCTCCTTCTGACGGATCAGGTCGGGGGTCGGGGTCGCGTAGAGAAGATCGAACATCGTCTGCGGATCTTGCGGGGGAACCGCTTCGAATTCATGCACCGCGGCGGCGACCCGCTCTTGCATCTGCCGGCGGAGGACCTGCTCATCGGCTTCCGACCAACGGTACTCCCGCTCAAGAAATGCGCGAAGCCGAACGATCGGATCCTTTTTTCTCCAAGTCGCCACCTCTTCCACCTTTCGGTAGCGGGAGGCGTCATCGGCGGTGGTGTGATCGCTCAAGCGATAGGTATAACACTCGATCAACGTCGGGCCCTCTCCGCGCCGCGCCTTCTCCAGGGCGTTCTTGGCGGCGGTGTAGACGGCGAAGACATCATTGCCGTCGACCTGAATCCCTTCGAACCCATAGGCGATCGCCTTCTGCGCCAAGGTCGCCGCAGCGGTCTGGCGGGAGAGCGGAACCGAAATGGCCCAGTGATTGTTCTGGCAGATGAAAACGATCGGAAGGCGAAAGACGCCGGCAAAGTTGAGCCCTTCGTGGAAATCTCCTTTCGAAGTCGCTCCGTCTCCGAAAAAGGCCGCGACCGCGACCGGATCTCCCTTGAATTGCGCCGCCCAGGCGGCGCCGACCGCGTGCGGAATGTGGGTTCCCACCGGGATGGCGATCGGGAAGTCGTGTTGATCTTCCGGGATGGCGCTTCCGCGCTCATCGCCCGACCAGTACTGGTAGATCATCCTCATCGGGAGGCCCCGGAGAATGGAAACACCCGGCTCGCGAAAGGCGGGGAAGATCCAATCGGAGGGACGAAGCGCCGCGGCGCTCCCGACCTGCGCCGCCTCCTGGCCTTGGACGGAGGCGTACGTGCCGAGTCGTCCCTCGCGCTGAAGGTTCAGCGCCTTCTCATCGAAGGTGCGAATCAGCACCATCGATTCGTAAAACCCTTTGATCTCTTTTTCGTCCAGACCCGGCCAGAGGGCGCGATCGACCCGCCCGGCCTCGTCCAATATCTGAAGAAATTCGACTTTAAATTCGTGAACGACTTTCTTCGGCATCGGTCTCCCTCAATTTCGTTTTTATTATAACATATCCATTCGAGCGATTGCTCCGGTTGGGGTCGGGCGGGCTGTTTGTCAAAGAGTGATGTGTTATAATGAGCCTTAGGAAAAAGAGGAACGATTTCATGGCTCAAAAAGTGATCATCACCGGCGCCGTTCGCACGCCGATCGGCGCTTTTCAAGGGGCGCTCAGCCCCCTCACGGCGCCGCAACTCGGAAGCCGCGCCATCGCCGAGGCGATCTCGCGCGCGGGTCTCCAGCCCGATCAAATCGATGAGGTTCTGATGGGCAACGTCCTCTCCGCCGGATTGGGCCAGGCCCCCGCCCGACAAGCCGCCCTCGGGGCCGGTCTTCCCGATTCGGTCCCTTGCACGACGATCAACAAGGTCTGCGGCTCGGGTCTCAAAGCGGTGATGATCGGGGCACAGGCGATCGCCCTCGGTGATGCGAGCGTCGTGGTGGCCGGGGGGATGGAGAGCATGACGAACGCCCCCTATCTTTTGGAGCGGGCCCGATCGGGCTACCGTCTCGGTCACGGCACCCTGACCGACAGCATTATCAAAGACGGCCTTTGGGACGTCTACAACAACTTTCACATGGGATCGGCCGCGGAGCAATGCGCGGAGGAGTATCATCTGAGTCGGGAGATGTTGGACGACTTCGCCCTGGAGAGTTATCACCGGGCGCAAGAGGCGCAACAGCGGGGCGAGTTCAAAAGAGAGGTGGTTCCTCTCGAGATCGCGGGAAGAAAGGGACCGGCGGTCCTTTCGGAAGACGAGGAGCCGAAGCGGGTCGACTTCGACAAATTTCGCAAGCTCAAGCCGGCCTTTGAGAAAGAGGGCCGGATCACGGCGGGAAACGCCTCCTCCCTCAGCGATGGGGCCGCCGCCGTGGTGCTGATGTCGGCGGAGCAAGCGCAGCGCCTCGGAGCCCGACCCCGCGCCGAAATCATCGGGTACACCACCACGGCGACCGCACCGGCCCGATTTACCGTGGCCCCCGCCGCCGCCATCACCGCGCTGCTGAAGAAAGTCCGGCTGACCCCGTCCGACATCGATCTTTTCGAGATCAATGAGGCGTTCGCCGCCTCTTCGATCGCGGTGATGCGGGATTTGGGGATCGATTCGAAGAAGATCAATCGGCGCGGCGGGGCGATCGCGTTGGGACATCCGATCGGCGCCAGCGGCGCCCGCATTCTCACCACCCTGATCCACCTCTTGGAAGACCTCGATCTTTCCCGCGGGGTCGCCTCTCTCTGCATCGGCGGAGGGGAAGCGGTCGCCTTGTTGATCGAGCGAACGTCCAAGACCGAATCAAAAAAATCAAATCAGAAAGGACTGTGAGGTAGACCGATGGAAATCAGCATCATCGGCGTGGTCGGCGCGGGACAGATGGGAAGCGGCATCACCCAGGTTGTCTCCACCGGCGGATACCACGTGCTTCTTTACGACCTTGACGCGAAAGTGTTGGAGGCCGCCGTCGAACGAATTACGGAGGGACTCAACACGGCGGTCAAGCGGGGGAAATTGACGGAGTGGGTTCGGGAAAAAACGCTCAAGAACATCAAGCTGACAACCCGGCTGGAAGATCTCGCCCACTGCCATATGCTCATCGAGGCGGCCCCCGAGCGGGAAGAGATCAAAATGGAAACGTTCGAGCTCCTCGATTCGATTTGTCCGAAGGAGGTCGTCTTCGCTACGAACACCTCCTCGATCTCGATCACCCGGCTCGCTTCCGTGACACAGCGGGCCGATAAATTCATCGGCATTCATTTCATGAACCCGGCCGCGATCATTGAATTGGTCGAGATCGTCCGGGGGTGGCAGACCTCTGATGAAACGTTCCTTCAAGCAAAACATTTCGTCGAGAAATTGGGAAAGACGGTCGTCGTCTCGAAAGATTTTCCCGGTTTCATCATCAACCGAATTCTGATGCCGATGATCAACGAAGCGATCTTCGCCGTCATGGAAGGGGTCGGAACGCCGCAGGAGATCGACATGGCGATGACGATGGGGGTCCGCCATCCGATGGGCCCGCTCGCGCTCGCCGATCTGATCGGTCTCGACACCTGCCTCGATATCATGGAAGTCCTCTTCACCGAATTCGGCGACAGCAAATACCGCCCAGCCCCCCTCTTGCGCAAATATGTGGAGGCCGGCCTCCTTGGGAAAAAAACCGGACGCGGCTTCTACTATTATAAAACGCAGGGATCGACCCCGTGAATTTGCATTTCACCGAAGAGCAACAGATGGTCTTGGAAACGGTTCGGGGCTTCGCCGAAAAAGAGGTGAAGCCGGTCGCTTCCAAGATGGATGCCGCCTCCGAGTTTCCGCACGCGCTGGTCAAAGGGCTGGGTGAGATGGGATTGATGGGAGCCTTTATCCCGGCCGAATACGGCGGCTCCGGGATGGATCTGTTGACCTACATCCTTGCGATGGAGGAGATCTCGAAGGCGTGGGCCTCCCTCGGCGTCGTCATGACAGTCAACAAC of the Candidatus Manganitrophus noduliformans genome contains:
- the pdhA gene encoding pyruvate dehydrogenase (acetyl-transferring) E1 component subunit alpha, producing the protein MPKKVVHEFKVEFLQILDEAGRVDRALWPGLDEKEIKGFYESMVLIRTFDEKALNLQREGRLGTYASVQGQEAAQVGSAAALRPSDWIFPAFREPGVSILRGLPMRMIYQYWSGDERGSAIPEDQHDFPIAIPVGTHIPHAVGAAWAAQFKGDPVAVAAFFGDGATSKGDFHEGLNFAGVFRLPIVFICQNNHWAISVPLSRQTAAATLAQKAIAYGFEGIQVDGNDVFAVYTAAKNALEKARRGEGPTLIECYTYRLSDHTTADDASRYRKVEEVATWRKKDPIVRLRAFLEREYRWSEADEQVLRRQMQERVAAAVHEFEAVPPQDPQTMFDLLYATPTPDLIRQKEILRKRLQQKKEKE
- a CDS encoding thiolase family protein, with protein sequence MAQKVIITGAVRTPIGAFQGALSPLTAPQLGSRAIAEAISRAGLQPDQIDEVLMGNVLSAGLGQAPARQAALGAGLPDSVPCTTINKVCGSGLKAVMIGAQAIALGDASVVVAGGMESMTNAPYLLERARSGYRLGHGTLTDSIIKDGLWDVYNNFHMGSAAEQCAEEYHLSREMLDDFALESYHRAQEAQQRGEFKREVVPLEIAGRKGPAVLSEDEEPKRVDFDKFRKLKPAFEKEGRITAGNASSLSDGAAAVVLMSAEQAQRLGARPRAEIIGYTTTATAPARFTVAPAAAITALLKKVRLTPSDIDLFEINEAFAASSIAVMRDLGIDSKKINRRGGAIALGHPIGASGARILTTLIHLLEDLDLSRGVASLCIGGGEAVALLIERTSKTESKKSNQKGL
- a CDS encoding 3-hydroxyacyl-CoA dehydrogenase NAD-binding domain-containing protein; the protein is MEISIIGVVGAGQMGSGITQVVSTGGYHVLLYDLDAKVLEAAVERITEGLNTAVKRGKLTEWVREKTLKNIKLTTRLEDLAHCHMLIEAAPEREEIKMETFELLDSICPKEVVFATNTSSISITRLASVTQRADKFIGIHFMNPAAIIELVEIVRGWQTSDETFLQAKHFVEKLGKTVVVSKDFPGFIINRILMPMINEAIFAVMEGVGTPQEIDMAMTMGVRHPMGPLALADLIGLDTCLDIMEVLFTEFGDSKYRPAPLLRKYVEAGLLGKKTGRGFYYYKTQGSTP